Proteins encoded in a region of the Anopheles aquasalis chromosome 2, idAnoAquaMG_Q_19, whole genome shotgun sequence genome:
- the LOC126569146 gene encoding iron-sulfur cluster assembly 2 homolog, mitochondrial, which yields MMSLLSKRLFASIPKISYHRRLASSGTVDSQVQLSDSCINRLKEICQNGAFLRVSVEGGGCSGFQYKFSIDKQLGDDDTVLGDGVARVAIDSASAEYLSGSTIDYHTELIRSGFRVINNPKAEQGCSCGASFAVKLD from the exons ATGATGTCCCTGCTTTCAAAGCG TTTGTTCGCATCGATACCGAAGATTAGCTATCACCGAAGGCTGGCATCATCCGGTACAGTAGACAGCCAGGTTCAACTAAGCGATTCCTGCATAAATCGATTGAAGGAAATCTGCCAAAATGGTGCGTTCCTTCGGGTGTCCGTTGAAGGTGGAGGTTGTTCTGGATTTCAGTACAAATTTTCCATTGATAAGCAACTTGGCGACGATGATACCGTGCTAGGTGATGGCGTAGCCCGTGTGGCCATAGATAGTGCCTCTGCCGAGTACCTTAGCGGATCCACAATCGACTACCACACGGAACTTATACGCTCCGGTTTCCGCGTTATCAACAATCCAAAGGCGGAACAGGGCTGCTCCTGCGGAGCGTCCTTTGCAGTAAAACTTGATTAA